Proteins encoded within one genomic window of Halomarina litorea:
- a CDS encoding heavy metal translocating P-type ATPase, with protein MSQRKSQIDIQGMSCANCSQTITDAVESVDGVSDANINFATDEGSVEYDPDDVSLGQIFDAIEDAGYSPVTDSVNIGITDMSCANCSETVQDALERTPGVVSADVNFATDEAQVTYNPAEASLSDFYDAIEDAGYSPVREDAETEDGSGGDAREEARQAEIRRQLRLTLFGAALSAPLLFFLVEKFLLGGGVLPETILGIEFGWVEFLLATPVQLVLGWPFYKNSYKALVKNGRANMDVLIALGSTTAYVYSVAVLSGVIAGGLYFDTAALILVFITLGNYLEARSKGQAGEALRKLLEMEAETATVVDENSNEEEIPLEDVEVGDRMKVRPGEQIPTDGVVVDGQSAVDESMVTGESVPVEKSEGDEVVGSTINENGVLVVEATKVGKDTALQQIVQTVKEAQSRQPDIQNLADRISAYFVPVVIVNALFWGVVWYLFPELLVGVIDALPLWSLVAGGPVAAGGVSVFEFSIIVFASSVLIACPCALGLATPAATMVGTTIGAQNGVLFKGGDILERAKDVDTVVFDKTGTLTKGEMELTDVVVFNGDGQPVADGGNPAADGGQLTAQERLSEDDVLRLAATAESGSEHPLARAIVDGARERGIDVTDPDDFENVPGHGIKATVGDSEVLVGNRKLLRDNGIDPSPAQETMERLENEGKTAMLVARVPAGTDEGELVGVVADADTVKESAKDAVSQLQERGVDVMMITGDNERTARSVAEQVGIDPENVRAEVLPEDKSDAVESIQDEGRKAMMVGDGVNDAPALAVAYVGTAIGSGTDVAIEAADVTLMRDDPLDVVKAIRISDATLAKIKQNLVWALGYNTAMIPLASLGLLQPVLAAGAMAFSSVSVLSNSLLFRRYTPDHDYKLLGWFR; from the coding sequence ATGAGTCAGCGGAAAAGCCAAATCGACATCCAGGGGATGAGTTGCGCGAACTGCTCGCAAACCATCACTGACGCCGTTGAATCCGTAGATGGCGTCTCGGACGCGAACATCAACTTCGCGACCGACGAGGGGAGTGTCGAGTACGACCCGGACGACGTCTCACTCGGCCAAATATTCGATGCTATCGAGGACGCTGGCTACTCGCCAGTCACAGATTCAGTGAACATCGGTATCACGGACATGTCGTGTGCGAACTGCTCGGAGACGGTGCAGGACGCGCTCGAACGGACGCCGGGTGTCGTCAGCGCCGACGTGAACTTCGCGACCGACGAGGCACAGGTCACGTACAACCCGGCCGAGGCGAGCCTCTCGGACTTCTACGACGCCATCGAGGACGCTGGCTACTCGCCCGTCCGTGAGGACGCGGAGACTGAGGACGGGTCTGGTGGTGACGCCCGAGAGGAGGCCCGGCAAGCAGAGATCAGGCGACAGTTGCGGCTGACGCTGTTCGGTGCAGCGCTGTCGGCCCCGCTGCTGTTCTTCCTCGTCGAAAAATTCCTGCTCGGCGGTGGCGTCCTTCCGGAGACCATTCTTGGCATCGAGTTCGGCTGGGTCGAGTTCCTGCTGGCGACGCCCGTCCAGCTGGTACTCGGCTGGCCGTTCTACAAGAACTCCTACAAGGCGCTCGTGAAGAACGGCCGCGCCAACATGGACGTGCTGATCGCGCTGGGTTCGACCACCGCGTACGTCTACTCCGTGGCGGTCCTCTCAGGGGTAATCGCCGGGGGGCTGTATTTCGATACGGCGGCGCTCATCCTCGTGTTCATCACGCTCGGGAACTACCTCGAAGCCCGCTCGAAGGGCCAGGCCGGTGAGGCGCTCCGGAAGCTGCTCGAGATGGAGGCCGAGACAGCCACCGTCGTCGACGAGAACAGCAACGAGGAGGAAATCCCGCTTGAGGACGTTGAGGTCGGGGATCGAATGAAGGTCCGCCCCGGTGAGCAGATTCCGACCGACGGGGTCGTCGTCGACGGGCAGTCAGCCGTTGATGAGTCGATGGTCACCGGCGAGTCCGTCCCTGTCGAGAAGAGCGAGGGCGACGAGGTGGTCGGCTCGACCATCAACGAGAACGGCGTGCTCGTCGTGGAGGCGACGAAGGTCGGCAAGGACACGGCGCTCCAGCAGATCGTTCAGACGGTCAAGGAAGCCCAGTCACGCCAGCCCGACATCCAGAACCTCGCCGACCGCATCTCGGCGTACTTCGTGCCCGTGGTTATCGTGAACGCCCTTTTCTGGGGCGTCGTCTGGTATCTGTTCCCCGAACTCCTCGTCGGAGTTATCGACGCGCTTCCGCTTTGGAGCCTCGTTGCTGGCGGCCCCGTCGCTGCCGGCGGCGTATCGGTCTTCGAGTTCTCTATCATCGTCTTCGCGTCGTCGGTGCTCATCGCCTGTCCCTGTGCGCTCGGACTCGCAACGCCGGCGGCGACGATGGTCGGGACAACCATCGGCGCACAGAACGGCGTCCTGTTCAAGGGCGGCGACATCCTCGAACGGGCGAAGGACGTCGACACGGTGGTCTTCGACAAGACGGGCACGCTCACGAAAGGAGAGATGGAACTCACCGACGTGGTCGTCTTCAACGGAGACGGCCAACCGGTCGCGGACGGTGGGAACCCTGCCGCAGATGGGGGCCAGCTAACTGCACAGGAGCGCCTCAGCGAGGACGACGTGCTGCGGCTGGCAGCCACCGCCGAGAGCGGGAGCGAACACCCCCTCGCCCGCGCTATCGTCGACGGAGCCAGAGAGCGCGGGATCGATGTAACCGACCCGGACGACTTCGAGAACGTCCCCGGTCACGGCATCAAAGCGACCGTCGGTGACAGCGAGGTGCTGGTGGGCAACCGGAAGCTGCTCCGGGACAACGGGATCGACCCGTCACCCGCCCAAGAGACGATGGAGCGCCTAGAGAACGAGGGGAAGACGGCGATGCTCGTCGCCCGCGTGCCTGCCGGCACGGACGAGGGCGAACTCGTCGGCGTGGTCGCTGACGCCGACACAGTCAAAGAGAGTGCGAAAGACGCCGTGAGCCAACTGCAGGAACGCGGCGTCGACGTGATGATGATCACCGGCGACAACGAACGGACCGCCCGCTCGGTCGCCGAGCAGGTCGGCATCGACCCCGAGAACGTCCGTGCGGAGGTTCTCCCCGAAGACAAGTCCGACGCCGTCGAGAGCATTCAGGACGAAGGGCGCAAGGCGATGATGGTGGGCGACGGCGTCAACGATGCGCCCGCCCTTGCCGTCGCGTACGTCGGGACGGCCATCGGCTCGGGGACGGACGTCGCCATCGAGGCGGCGGACGTGACGCTGATGCGCGACGACCCGCTCGACGTCGTGAAGGCCATCCGCATCTCGGACGCGACGCTCGCGAAAATCAAACAGAACCTCGTGTGGGCGCTGGGGTACAACACGGCGATGATTCCGCTGGCCTCGCTCGGATTACTCCAACCGGTGCTCGCTGCTGGCGCGATGGCGTTCTCCAGCGTGTCGGTACTGTCGAACAGCCTGCTGTTCCGGCGGTATACCCCCGACCACGACTACAAACTGCTGGGCTGGTTCCGCTGA
- a CDS encoding AsnC family transcriptional regulator: protein MRDLDETDLEILQLLLSNARRPYSDIADVVGLSAPAVSDRVARLQEMGIISRFTLDVDRSQLRKGIPVLLTLDVASDGPGVGPLKDVLLDEGAVEHVFTTAEGDLVVYARVPDNDVASWLDDTLDDGAIADFGVTLLARADWSPDLGGTEFALSCAQCGNTVDSEGTATRIDGELYQFCCPSCESRFEEKYEQLQQGAD, encoded by the coding sequence ATGCGCGACCTCGACGAAACCGATCTGGAAATCCTCCAGCTCCTGCTGTCGAACGCTCGTCGACCGTACAGTGATATCGCGGACGTCGTCGGCCTCTCGGCACCGGCCGTGTCGGATCGGGTGGCGAGACTGCAGGAGATGGGAATCATCAGCCGGTTCACCCTCGATGTCGACCGCTCACAACTCCGGAAAGGCATTCCCGTGTTGCTGACGCTGGACGTCGCCTCGGACGGTCCGGGAGTCGGGCCACTTAAAGATGTCCTGCTCGATGAGGGGGCTGTCGAGCACGTGTTCACCACCGCTGAAGGCGATCTGGTCGTCTATGCGCGCGTTCCAGACAACGACGTTGCGAGCTGGCTCGACGACACGCTCGACGACGGAGCAATCGCAGATTTCGGAGTGACGCTCCTAGCACGCGCTGACTGGTCGCCTGATCTGGGCGGGACGGAGTTCGCCCTCTCCTGTGCCCAGTGCGGGAATACGGTCGATAGCGAGGGGACAGCCACCCGCATCGACGGGGAGTTGTACCAGTTCTGTTGTCCGTCGTGTGAATCCCGGTTCGAGGAGAAATACGAGCAGCTTCAGCAGGGAGCTGATTGA
- a CDS encoding heavy-metal-associated domain-containing protein has protein sequence MSTTITVEGMTCGHCEQTVEEALREASGVTDVTVDREAEQASIEGDADATALVQAVEDAGYTAHA, from the coding sequence ATGTCGACGACCATCACCGTCGAGGGAATGACTTGCGGCCACTGCGAACAGACAGTCGAAGAAGCGCTTCGAGAGGCGAGCGGCGTGACCGACGTAACTGTCGATCGAGAAGCCGAACAGGCGAGCATCGAGGGCGATGCTGACGCCACGGCACTCGTCCAAGCCGTCGAGGACGCTGGCTACACCGCCCACGCCTGA
- a CDS encoding copper-translocating P-type ATPase, whose product MFRRRFWVSLVLSVPVIFFSEFIQDVFGYSAPTFPGSVWITPVLSVIIFAYGGIPFLSMARTELENREPGMMMLISLAITVAFVYSIASLFLEGTTPFFWELVTLIDIMLLGHWMEMRSVRQASGALDELAKLMPDTAERVTESGDTEEVPVSELGEGDVVLVRPGASVPADGEVVEGESSVDESMITGESRPVDKEPGSEVVAGTVNQDGSLRVRVTKTGDETTLAGIMRLVDEAQQSKSRTQLLADRAAGWLFYVALGVAAITAIAWVVAVGFNIGVLERVVTVLVIACPHALGLAVPLVVAINTSTAAQNGMLIRDRIAMEEARNLDTVMFDKTGTLTKGEQGVVGVETAGDWDEERAFEVAAGVEGDSEHMIARAIRNAAEERGVQRASVSKFENLRGLGVRATVDGEVVHLGGPNLIEKLGIDRPDDITAFAEEAGSNAQTVIYLIHDESEVMAAFALADVIREESRQAIEALHEMGIEVAMLTGDSEDVAKAVSEELGIDQYFAEVLPEEKDTKVEQLQSEGKLVAMVGDGVNDAPALTRADVGIAIGSGTDVAIESGDIILVDNNPLDVVRLIKLSKASYRKMQENLVWASGYNVFALPLAAGVLAPIGILLSPAIGAVFMSLSTIIVAINARRLRGVDLSA is encoded by the coding sequence ATGTTCCGCCGGCGGTTCTGGGTGTCGCTCGTCCTCTCGGTGCCAGTCATCTTCTTCAGCGAGTTCATCCAGGACGTCTTCGGCTACTCCGCGCCTACGTTCCCAGGTAGTGTCTGGATCACGCCAGTCCTCTCGGTAATCATCTTCGCGTACGGTGGGATTCCATTCCTCTCGATGGCCCGGACGGAACTCGAGAACCGGGAGCCGGGGATGATGATGCTCATCTCGTTGGCCATCACCGTCGCGTTCGTCTACTCGATTGCGAGTTTGTTCCTCGAGGGGACGACGCCATTCTTCTGGGAACTCGTCACGCTGATCGACATCATGCTGCTAGGCCACTGGATGGAGATGCGGTCGGTCCGACAGGCTTCTGGAGCGCTCGACGAGCTGGCGAAGCTCATGCCCGACACCGCCGAGCGCGTCACCGAGAGCGGAGACACGGAGGAGGTACCCGTCTCTGAACTCGGCGAGGGCGACGTCGTTCTCGTTCGTCCGGGTGCAAGTGTACCTGCGGATGGGGAAGTCGTCGAGGGTGAGTCCTCGGTCGACGAATCGATGATTACTGGGGAATCCCGTCCTGTCGACAAGGAACCCGGGTCGGAAGTCGTCGCTGGTACGGTCAACCAGGACGGCAGCCTCCGCGTTCGCGTCACGAAGACCGGCGACGAGACGACGCTGGCGGGCATTATGCGACTGGTCGACGAGGCCCAGCAGTCCAAATCCCGTACGCAACTCCTGGCCGACCGGGCCGCTGGTTGGTTGTTCTACGTGGCACTCGGCGTCGCGGCGATTACGGCCATCGCGTGGGTCGTCGCGGTCGGGTTCAACATCGGCGTGCTCGAACGCGTCGTGACGGTCCTCGTCATCGCCTGTCCGCATGCCCTCGGCTTGGCCGTCCCGCTCGTAGTGGCGATCAACACCTCCACGGCTGCCCAGAACGGGATGCTCATCCGCGACCGCATCGCTATGGAGGAGGCCCGGAACCTCGATACGGTGATGTTCGACAAGACCGGAACACTCACGAAGGGCGAGCAGGGCGTCGTCGGTGTCGAGACGGCAGGCGATTGGGACGAGGAGCGGGCGTTCGAAGTCGCTGCGGGCGTCGAGGGTGATTCCGAGCACATGATTGCCCGCGCTATCCGGAACGCCGCCGAGGAGCGGGGCGTCCAGCGAGCGAGCGTCTCGAAGTTCGAGAACCTCCGTGGACTCGGCGTTCGGGCGACCGTCGATGGCGAGGTGGTTCACCTCGGCGGCCCCAACCTGATCGAGAAACTCGGTATCGACCGCCCCGACGACATCACCGCCTTCGCGGAGGAAGCCGGCTCGAACGCACAGACGGTCATCTACCTGATTCACGACGAATCCGAAGTCATGGCGGCGTTCGCGCTGGCGGACGTCATCCGCGAGGAGAGTCGGCAGGCCATTGAGGCACTGCACGAAATGGGAATCGAGGTGGCGATGCTTACGGGGGACTCCGAGGACGTCGCGAAGGCCGTCTCCGAAGAACTCGGCATCGACCAGTACTTCGCGGAGGTCCTGCCCGAGGAGAAAGACACCAAGGTCGAACAGCTCCAGTCGGAAGGGAAGCTGGTCGCCATGGTGGGCGACGGCGTCAACGACGCCCCCGCGCTCACCAGAGCCGACGTGGGCATCGCCATCGGCTCGGGAACCGACGTGGCCATCGAGTCGGGCGACATCATCCTCGTCGACAACAACCCACTAGATGTCGTCCGTCTCATCAAACTCTCGAAGGCGAGCTACCGGAAGATGCAGGAGAATCTCGTCTGGGCCAGCGGCTACAACGTGTTCGCGCTGCCTCTCGCTGCGGGAGTCCTCGCACCCATCGGGATTCTGCTGTCGCCGGCGATCGGCGCCGTGTTCATGTCGCTGTCGACGATCATCGTCGCGATCAACGCCCGCCGACTCCGGGGAGTCGACCTCTCGGCATGA
- a CDS encoding saccharopine dehydrogenase NADP-binding domain-containing protein, producing MTTLIVGGYGSVGHTIAEELATAPDDPSAVIIAGRDAIKTNAVASEFGDHVSGVAFDFQETGSYARVLEDPDQIVMCVDMLTTKRV from the coding sequence ATGACGACGCTGATCGTCGGAGGCTACGGATCGGTCGGTCACACGATAGCAGAAGAACTGGCCACTGCGCCTGACGACCCGAGCGCAGTGATTATCGCTGGTCGCGACGCGATCAAAACGAACGCCGTCGCCAGCGAGTTCGGAGACCACGTCTCTGGCGTTGCGTTCGACTTCCAAGAGACGGGTTCGTACGCTCGTGTCCTCGAAGATCCGGACCAGATCGTGATGTGCGTGGATATGCTGACCACGAAGCGGGTGTAA
- a CDS encoding DUF2270 domain-containing protein, producing MSDSEQNATREPRTDPGSDGYDCDESFDAVSEEARTMGRGFFEESSAPGSAMAHLYRGEIHRMKLWRERLDRTSNWAVTLIAAILTYAFSGGDRPHYIILVGVVMVTVFLVIEARRYRGYDMWRSRVRILQRNVFAYSLDPSQGIEDPDWRPRLSRDYREPRAKVSYEEAIAHRLRRVYLPLLTVLLAAWLFRIFVASGTEGAWPASAAMGAIPGTVTTALVGAFYLMLAGITFRPRVWQATGELRRSEVGAWDDIE from the coding sequence ATGAGCGATTCCGAACAGAACGCGACGCGAGAGCCGCGAACCGACCCGGGGAGCGACGGCTACGACTGCGACGAGTCGTTCGACGCGGTGAGCGAGGAGGCCCGGACGATGGGTCGGGGGTTCTTCGAGGAGTCGAGCGCCCCCGGGTCGGCAATGGCGCACCTCTACCGGGGGGAGATCCACCGGATGAAGCTGTGGCGCGAGCGCCTCGACCGCACCTCGAACTGGGCGGTGACGCTCATCGCGGCCATCCTCACCTACGCGTTCTCGGGGGGCGACCGCCCACATTACATCATCCTCGTCGGCGTCGTCATGGTGACGGTGTTCCTCGTCATCGAAGCCCGTCGGTACCGCGGCTACGACATGTGGCGCTCTCGGGTCCGGATACTCCAGCGGAACGTCTTCGCGTACTCGCTCGACCCCTCACAGGGCATCGAGGACCCCGACTGGCGTCCGCGGCTCTCCCGGGACTACCGCGAGCCTCGGGCGAAGGTCTCCTACGAGGAGGCCATCGCCCATCGACTGCGCCGAGTGTACCTCCCGCTGTTGACGGTGCTGCTCGCGGCGTGGCTATTCCGGATCTTCGTTGCCTCGGGAACCGAAGGAGCCTGGCCCGCGAGTGCCGCGATGGGCGCGATACCAGGGACGGTCACCACGGCACTCGTCGGTGCGTTCTACCTGATGCTCGCCGGAATCACGTTCCGCCCCCGCGTCTGGCAGGCAACCGGTGAGCTCCGACGGAGCGAGGTCGGTGCCTGGGACGACATCGAGTAG
- a CDS encoding DUF302 domain-containing protein gives MTYTTQTEVDRPFDDAVDRTISALEEEGFGVLCDIDVRATFAEKLGEEFRQYRILGACNPQLAYEGLESEVELGALLPCNVIVYERDDGTVVVSAVDAGQLVGITDNPELDPIAEDVSDRFERVLGSL, from the coding sequence ATGACCTACACGACACAGACCGAAGTCGACAGGCCGTTCGACGACGCCGTCGATCGAACGATCAGCGCACTCGAGGAGGAAGGGTTCGGTGTCCTCTGTGACATCGACGTCCGGGCGACGTTCGCCGAGAAACTCGGCGAGGAGTTCCGGCAGTACCGCATCCTCGGCGCGTGCAACCCGCAACTGGCCTACGAGGGACTCGAATCTGAGGTCGAACTCGGCGCGCTCCTCCCGTGCAACGTCATCGTCTACGAACGGGACGACGGAACGGTCGTCGTGAGCGCGGTCGACGCCGGGCAGCTCGTCGGGATCACCGACAACCCGGAGCTCGATCCGATAGCCGAGGACGTGTCCGACCGGTTCGAGCGCGTTCTTGGGTCGCTGTGA
- a CDS encoding DsrE/DsrF/DrsH-like family protein, producing the protein MSTETSDSSEAERAVEPVDAPEDLTAAELAAEVEELREQVTDLKAEIGDDGKSMVIVATKGSLDMAYPPLILASTAAAFGWDVTVFHTFWGLDILHEEKSKNLKLSAVGNPNMPMPNALAALPGMDSMATRMMNRKIADNGTATIEELIDVSLEQGVDLQACQMTIELMDYDENDFYDGVTTGVGAATALQRMANADVQLLV; encoded by the coding sequence ATGAGTACCGAGACATCCGACAGTTCGGAAGCGGAGCGCGCTGTCGAACCTGTCGACGCTCCCGAGGACCTGACGGCGGCAGAACTCGCCGCGGAGGTCGAGGAGCTACGCGAGCAGGTGACGGACCTCAAAGCCGAGATAGGCGATGACGGGAAGTCGATGGTCATCGTCGCGACGAAAGGGAGCCTCGACATGGCGTATCCGCCGCTCATCCTGGCCTCGACAGCAGCGGCGTTCGGCTGGGACGTCACCGTCTTCCATACGTTCTGGGGGCTCGATATCCTCCACGAGGAGAAGTCGAAGAACCTCAAGCTCTCCGCGGTCGGGAACCCGAACATGCCGATGCCGAACGCGCTGGCGGCGCTTCCGGGGATGGACTCGATGGCGACGCGCATGATGAACCGGAAGATCGCGGACAACGGTACCGCGACCATCGAGGAACTCATCGACGTGTCGCTCGAACAGGGCGTCGACCTCCAAGCCTGTCAGATGACTATCGAACTGATGGACTACGACGAGAACGACTTCTACGACGGCGTCACGACCGGTGTCGGTGCGGCCACGGCGCTTCAGCGGATGGCCAATGCCGACGTCCAGTTGCTCGTCTGA
- a CDS encoding sulfurtransferase TusA family protein codes for MSTEYTVTETLDVKGESCPMPVVKTKQAIDSLNEGDVLEVLATDSGSVSDIAGWAETTDGVELLDQQEDGDVFKHYVRRTE; via the coding sequence ATGAGTACGGAATACACAGTCACCGAGACGCTCGACGTGAAAGGCGAATCGTGCCCGATGCCGGTCGTGAAGACGAAACAGGCAATCGACAGTCTGAACGAGGGCGACGTGCTGGAAGTGCTCGCCACCGACTCCGGCAGCGTGAGCGACATTGCGGGCTGGGCTGAGACGACCGACGGCGTCGAACTCCTCGACCAGCAGGAGGACGGCGACGTGTTCAAACACTACGTGCGCAGGACCGAGTGA
- a CDS encoding MBL fold metallo-hydrolase, which yields MDDESPEPDANVASIDPGTLKRRIDDGAPVQILDVRAESEFETWRIDGERVDVVNIPYFELLDGVSEEQLERIPDGDPTVVVCAKGGSSEYVAGHLLDAGFDAVNLERGMNGWARIYEYRELDADTDATVAQYQRPSSGCMTYMVVSDGEAAVFDPLRAFVDDYVQDARAMGAEITYAVDTHVHADHVSGVRELAAETGARVVLPEPAVERGVEYDVKYETVEDGDRLTVGDVGVDVLHTPGHTSGMTSYLVDDAVLLTGDGLFTESVARPDLEGADDEAARAAAAELHDTLQSKVLPLDDDVLVAPAHFSDAATPRTDGTYVARLGNLKARMDALSMDREAFVEFILSDMPPRPANYEEIIGTNLGRRATDDEEAFELELGPNNCAASSDAMTSD from the coding sequence ATGGACGACGAATCTCCCGAACCGGACGCGAACGTAGCATCGATTGACCCCGGGACGCTCAAGCGACGCATCGACGACGGTGCCCCCGTCCAGATACTGGACGTGCGCGCCGAAAGCGAGTTCGAAACGTGGCGCATCGACGGCGAGCGTGTCGACGTGGTCAACATCCCGTACTTCGAGCTACTCGACGGGGTCAGCGAGGAACAACTCGAGCGCATCCCCGACGGTGACCCAACGGTCGTTGTCTGTGCGAAGGGCGGCTCCAGCGAGTACGTCGCCGGTCACCTCCTTGACGCGGGATTCGACGCGGTCAACCTCGAACGCGGGATGAACGGCTGGGCACGGATCTACGAGTACCGCGAATTGGACGCCGACACGGACGCGACGGTCGCACAGTACCAGCGGCCCTCTAGTGGCTGCATGACGTACATGGTTGTCAGCGACGGCGAAGCCGCCGTCTTCGACCCCCTGCGGGCGTTCGTCGACGACTACGTACAGGACGCGCGGGCGATGGGTGCCGAGATCACGTACGCGGTCGACACGCACGTCCACGCCGACCACGTCAGCGGCGTCCGCGAACTCGCCGCCGAAACCGGCGCGCGGGTCGTCCTGCCCGAGCCGGCCGTCGAGCGCGGCGTCGAGTACGATGTCAAATACGAGACCGTCGAGGACGGCGATAGACTCACCGTCGGTGACGTCGGGGTCGACGTGCTCCACACCCCCGGACACACGTCGGGGATGACCTCCTACCTCGTCGACGACGCCGTCCTCCTGACCGGCGACGGCCTGTTCACCGAGAGCGTCGCCCGGCCGGACCTCGAAGGGGCGGACGACGAGGCGGCCCGAGCGGCTGCCGCCGAACTCCACGACACGCTGCAGTCGAAGGTCCTCCCGCTCGACGACGACGTACTCGTCGCGCCCGCCCACTTCAGCGACGCCGCGACCCCGCGGACGGACGGGACGTACGTCGCTCGATTGGGTAACCTGAAAGCGCGCATGGACGCACTGTCGATGGATCGTGAAGCGTTCGTCGAGTTCATCCTCTCGGACATGCCCCCCCGGCCGGCGAACTACGAGGAGATCATCGGGACGAACCTCGGCCGGCGGGCGACCGACGACGAGGAGGCGTTCGAACTCGAACTCGGGCCGAACAACTGCGCCGCCAGCAGCGACGCGATGACCAGCGACTGA
- a CDS encoding YeeE/YedE family protein, translating into MDTTILPLLALGDLFPRGVTQYAVGGVLIGLGVATVYLSTGIIAGASTFLESTLSYVSDVPRFNRAKYLASRDWRVVFTLGIVGGAAVYALAVGEFGWTTDVQWWRLLGGGVLVGVGTRIGKGCTSGHGVCGIGSLSETSLVNVATFMALAIGTAQLVAALGVSP; encoded by the coding sequence ATGGACACGACGATACTTCCGCTACTCGCGCTCGGGGACCTGTTCCCGCGCGGGGTCACACAGTACGCCGTCGGCGGCGTCCTCATCGGCCTCGGCGTGGCGACGGTCTACCTCTCGACGGGGATCATCGCGGGCGCGAGCACGTTCCTCGAGTCGACGCTATCGTACGTCTCTGACGTCCCCCGGTTCAACCGGGCGAAGTACCTCGCCTCTCGCGACTGGCGAGTGGTGTTCACGCTGGGTATCGTCGGCGGGGCCGCCGTGTACGCCCTCGCTGTCGGCGAGTTCGGCTGGACGACGGACGTCCAGTGGTGGCGACTGCTCGGCGGCGGCGTCCTCGTCGGCGTCGGCACGCGCATCGGGAAAGGGTGTACCTCCGGCCACGGCGTCTGTGGCATCGGGTCGCTCTCGGAGACGTCGCTGGTGAACGTCGCGACGTTCATGGCCCTCGCCATCGGGACGGCGCAGCTCGTCGCCGCGCTGGGGGTGTCGCCATGA
- a CDS encoding YeeE/YedE family protein → MSADTDDGRGPAFMLAVLLGGLVFGFGLALSGMAKPEIVLDFLQFDDLGLLFVMGGAAVVSGVTFFGATRFLDRAPLTGRAYTRRLKTMDRNVPIGGVIFGVGWGVSGICPGAAYASVGIGNLPILWAVLGMFLGAYAQGYVRSYRAEDADSADTAPTD, encoded by the coding sequence ATGAGCGCCGACACCGACGACGGGCGCGGGCCCGCCTTCATGCTCGCGGTCCTGCTCGGCGGTCTGGTGTTCGGGTTCGGCCTCGCACTCAGCGGGATGGCGAAACCCGAGATCGTCCTGGACTTCCTCCAGTTCGACGACCTCGGGCTGCTGTTCGTGATGGGTGGGGCCGCCGTCGTCTCCGGAGTGACGTTCTTCGGGGCGACCCGGTTCCTCGACCGGGCACCTCTCACCGGGCGTGCGTACACCCGCCGACTGAAGACCATGGATCGGAACGTCCCCATCGGCGGGGTCATCTTCGGCGTCGGCTGGGGGGTCTCGGGCATCTGTCCCGGGGCCGCCTACGCCAGCGTCGGTATCGGGAACCTCCCTATCCTCTGGGCGGTCCTCGGGATGTTCCTCGGTGCGTATGCGCAGGGGTACGTCCGTTCGTATCGCGCCGAGGACGCCGACTCCGCGGACACCGCTCCCACCGACTGA
- a CDS encoding DUF7512 family protein, with product MVGIEAVSGSAGAIATVGFVLGEALALYVGYGALASLVGSPLLDAVGGD from the coding sequence ATGGTCGGAATCGAAGCCGTAAGCGGGTCAGCAGGTGCGATAGCGACCGTCGGGTTCGTCCTCGGGGAGGCGCTGGCGCTGTACGTCGGGTACGGCGCCCTCGCGAGTCTCGTCGGGTCACCCCTTCTCGACGCGGTCGGAGGTGACTGA